A single window of Desulfuromonas sp. TF DNA harbors:
- a CDS encoding sirohydrochlorin chelatase codes for MTTAILLMGHGSRIPEANDALYAIAEMVKARTGCEIVEVAFREQYAPNIQSGIDACVVRGASRVLLYPYFLFAGAHVLEDLPEEMAQAKERYPGLEMILGRPLEVHPKLGEIVCERIWESLSCAGWDLAAAKAVC; via the coding sequence ATGACGACAGCGATTCTGTTGATGGGACACGGATCCCGCATTCCCGAAGCCAACGACGCTCTCTATGCGATTGCCGAGATGGTCAAAGCCCGGACCGGCTGCGAGATCGTGGAGGTCGCTTTTCGGGAACAGTACGCGCCCAACATTCAAAGCGGGATCGATGCCTGCGTCGTCCGGGGAGCGAGCCGGGTTCTCCTGTACCCTTACTTCCTTTTCGCCGGCGCCCACGTCCTGGAGGACCTGCCGGAGGAGATGGCGCAGGCGAAGGAGCGCTATCCCGGGCTCGAGATGATCCTCGGCCGGCCGCTGGAGGTGCATCCGAAGCTGGGCGAAATCGTCTGTGAGCGGATCTGGGAGTCGCTGTCGTGTGCGGGCTGGGATCTGGCTGCGGCGAAAGCCGTCTGCTGA
- a CDS encoding energy-coupling factor ABC transporter permease: MRFSALLPTLLGLMLLSPRPALAMHISEGILPPGWAAFWFVLAAPFVAWGVRQITRRKNVDPAYIPLLGIFGAAVFVFSCFPIPVPVAGSTAHPAGTGMSAIFLGPFASVVVAFISLLLQALFLAHGGLTTLGGNTFSMGIMGSFSGYGAFRLGRMLRLNLFWSGFLAGVAADLVTYFGTSFEMALALHGTRPFSLVLGQIYLAFMPTQVPLSLLEGVVTGGIIVYVQKHRPDILRKLKVMGVKE, encoded by the coding sequence ATGAGATTTTCCGCTCTATTGCCGACGCTTCTGGGGCTGATGCTTCTGTCTCCGCGCCCCGCCCTCGCCATGCACATCTCCGAAGGGATTCTGCCACCGGGCTGGGCGGCGTTCTGGTTCGTTCTCGCCGCTCCCTTCGTTGCCTGGGGGGTGCGCCAGATCACCCGGCGCAAGAATGTTGATCCCGCCTATATCCCCCTCCTGGGAATTTTCGGCGCCGCGGTTTTCGTCTTCAGCTGCTTTCCCATTCCGGTGCCGGTGGCCGGAAGCACCGCCCATCCAGCGGGGACAGGGATGAGCGCCATCTTCCTCGGTCCCTTCGCCAGCGTCGTGGTGGCTTTCATCTCCCTGCTCCTCCAGGCCCTCTTTCTCGCCCACGGCGGACTCACGACCCTGGGGGGGAACACCTTCTCCATGGGGATCATGGGTTCGTTTTCCGGGTATGGCGCCTTCCGGCTGGGCCGGATGCTGCGCCTCAACCTGTTCTGGAGCGGTTTCCTCGCCGGTGTGGCCGCCGATCTGGTCACCTATTTCGGCACCTCTTTCGAGATGGCCCTGGCCCTGCACGGCACCAGGCCGTTTTCATTGGTGCTGGGGCAGATCTACTTGGCCTTCATGCCGACCCAGGTCCCCCTGTCGCTGCTCGAAGGGGTGGTGACCGGGGGTATCATCGTTTACGTGCAGAAACATCGTCCGGATATTCTGCGCAAGCTCAAGGTGATGGGGGTGAAAGAATGA
- a CDS encoding precorrin-8X methylmutase, translated as MTDSGVIINPLEIEARSFEIIDGEAGKHGYDALQWPVVRRIIHTTADFDFARTTVFSPEAVEAGIAALRRGEGILCDTNMVAAGVNKARLSAFGSDLRCHVADPEVAETARAGGITRSIVAMRKGIDEGCGVFLVGNAPTALFELLRQVREGRANPSLVVGVPVGFVGAEESKEVLLETELPFITCRGRKGGSAIAAAILNALMILAGEPMR; from the coding sequence ATGACCGATAGCGGTGTTATCATTAATCCCTTGGAGATTGAAGCTCGCAGCTTCGAAATCATCGACGGTGAAGCCGGGAAGCACGGGTACGACGCGCTGCAGTGGCCGGTGGTCCGGCGGATCATCCATACAACGGCCGATTTCGACTTCGCCCGCACCACCGTGTTCTCCCCCGAGGCCGTCGAGGCCGGAATCGCTGCTCTGCGGCGTGGGGAGGGGATCCTCTGCGACACCAACATGGTCGCGGCCGGCGTCAACAAGGCGCGGCTTAGCGCATTCGGCAGCGATCTGCGCTGTCACGTGGCCGATCCCGAGGTGGCCGAGACAGCCCGCGCCGGGGGCATCACCCGCTCTATCGTCGCCATGCGCAAGGGGATCGACGAGGGGTGCGGCGTCTTTCTCGTCGGCAACGCTCCCACCGCCCTGTTCGAACTCCTGCGCCAGGTGCGCGAGGGAAGAGCGAACCCCTCCCTCGTCGTCGGGGTGCCAGTCGGCTTTGTCGGGGCGGAGGAGTCCAAGGAGGTCCTGTTGGAAACCGAGCTGCCTTTCATCACCTGCCGGGGGCGCAAGGGGGGGTCGGCGATCGCCGCCGCCATCCTCAACGCCCTGATGATCCTCGCTGGAGAACCGATGAGATGA
- a CDS encoding 5-hydroxybenzimidazole synthase BzaF, which translates to MATQIELARQGVITEQMEGVAAGEEVAAEYVRRMVAEGKIVIPWNHNRKPARVAGIGKGLRTKVNASIGTSSDIVDYEAEICKARAAEKAGADTLMELSVGGDLDRVRREVIGAVDLPVGNVPLYQAFCEAARKYGDPNKLDEEMLFDLIEKQCADGMAFMAVHCGINLYTIERLRKQGYRYGGLVSKGGVSMVAWMLANGRENPLYEKFDRVVEILKKYDTVLSLGNGLRAGAIHDSSDRAQIQELLINCELAELGREMGCQMLVEGPGHVPLDEIEGNIQLQKRMSGGAPYYMLGPIATDVAPGYDHITAAIGAAQSSRYGADLICYITPAEHLALPTEQDVVEGVKAAKIAAYIGDMNKYPEKGRERDKQMSKARRDLDWSKQFDLALFPEDARAIRASRTPEDEQTCTMCGDFCASRGAGKLFAGDLKGDKI; encoded by the coding sequence GTGGCAACGCAGATCGAACTCGCCCGACAGGGCGTCATCACCGAACAGATGGAAGGCGTCGCCGCCGGGGAAGAGGTCGCGGCTGAATACGTGCGGAGGATGGTCGCCGAAGGGAAGATCGTCATCCCCTGGAACCATAACCGCAAGCCTGCCCGCGTCGCCGGCATCGGCAAGGGGCTGCGCACCAAGGTCAACGCCTCTATCGGCACCTCCAGCGACATCGTCGACTACGAGGCCGAGATATGCAAGGCCCGGGCGGCCGAGAAGGCGGGGGCCGACACCCTGATGGAGCTTTCGGTGGGGGGCGACCTCGACCGGGTGCGCCGCGAGGTCATCGGGGCCGTCGATCTGCCGGTGGGGAACGTCCCTCTCTACCAGGCTTTCTGCGAGGCGGCCCGCAAGTACGGGGACCCCAACAAGCTCGATGAGGAGATGCTCTTCGACCTGATCGAAAAGCAGTGCGCCGACGGCATGGCCTTCATGGCGGTGCACTGCGGAATCAATCTCTACACGATCGAGCGGCTGCGGAAGCAGGGCTACCGTTACGGAGGCCTGGTGAGCAAGGGCGGAGTCTCCATGGTCGCCTGGATGCTGGCCAACGGAAGGGAAAACCCCCTCTACGAGAAGTTCGACCGGGTGGTGGAGATCCTCAAGAAGTACGACACCGTCCTCTCCCTCGGCAACGGCCTGCGCGCCGGGGCGATCCACGACAGCTCCGACCGGGCGCAGATCCAGGAGCTGCTCATCAACTGCGAACTGGCCGAACTCGGCCGGGAGATGGGATGCCAGATGCTGGTCGAGGGACCCGGCCATGTTCCCCTCGACGAGATCGAGGGGAACATCCAGCTGCAGAAGCGCATGAGCGGCGGCGCCCCCTACTACATGCTCGGGCCTATCGCCACCGACGTCGCCCCCGGCTATGACCACATCACCGCCGCCATCGGCGCAGCCCAGTCCTCCCGGTACGGAGCCGACCTGATCTGCTACATCACCCCGGCCGAGCACCTGGCCCTGCCCACTGAGCAGGATGTTGTCGAGGGGGTGAAGGCGGCCAAGATCGCCGCCTATATCGGCGACATGAACAAGTATCCCGAAAAAGGGCGCGAGCGGGACAAGCAGATGAGCAAGGCCCGGCGCGACCTCGACTGGTCGAAGCAGTTCGATCTCGCTCTCTTCCCCGAGGATGCCCGGGCCATCCGGGCCAGCCGCACTCCCGAGGACGAGCAGACCTGCACGATGTGCGGCGATTTCTGCGCCTCGCGGGGAGCCGGCAAACTTTTCGCGGGGGACTTGAAGGGGGATAAAATCTGA
- a CDS encoding cobyrinate a,c-diamide synthase, which translates to MTFSRPAPLIIAAPASGCGKTTVTLGLLAALRRRGLSVAPFKVGPDFIDPGHHAAVCGRPSRNLDGWMCGEAFVREAFDRGRAEADLAVIEGVMGLFDGAAGDSDEGSTAEIASCLGGRILLVVDARSQARSAAALLKGFCTFNPKLEFAGALFNRVASDRHEQLLREAVASVPGLPPVLGCLRREEELTLQERHLGLVTAGETTLDESFIARLADWMERHVDIERLLAGRRGQVLTFDKEALVKCQDLTPRVRIAVARDEAFCFCYRENLELLEAAGAEIVPFSPLADATLPERIDGIYLPGGYPELHAGRLAKNGTLLRDLREAADAGVPIYAECGGFMLLAGAIDDMAMAGIFPGHARMLKKRKALGYREVTFTADNPLGPQGTTARGHEFHYSEMDLPGTVQTCYGLSRRGSEKLGVEGYRTGNVLGSYIHLHFGSNPQLATNFVAFCQKRSLL; encoded by the coding sequence ATGACCTTTTCTCGTCCCGCGCCTTTAATCATCGCTGCTCCCGCCAGCGGCTGCGGCAAGACCACCGTCACCCTGGGGCTGCTCGCGGCCCTGAGGCGCCGGGGCCTTTCCGTGGCCCCGTTCAAGGTCGGTCCGGATTTCATCGATCCCGGCCACCATGCCGCCGTGTGCGGGAGGCCGTCGCGCAATCTGGACGGATGGATGTGCGGCGAAGCTTTTGTCCGGGAGGCCTTTGACCGGGGCCGGGCCGAGGCCGATCTGGCAGTAATCGAAGGAGTGATGGGGCTCTTCGACGGCGCCGCCGGCGACTCCGACGAGGGGAGCACCGCCGAGATTGCCAGCTGCCTGGGGGGCAGGATCCTGCTGGTGGTCGACGCCCGTTCCCAGGCCCGCAGCGCCGCCGCCCTTCTGAAGGGGTTTTGCACCTTCAACCCGAAACTCGAATTTGCCGGGGCGCTCTTCAACCGGGTTGCCAGCGATCGGCACGAACAGCTCCTGCGCGAAGCCGTCGCCTCCGTCCCGGGCCTCCCTCCGGTTCTCGGCTGCCTGCGGCGGGAGGAGGAGCTGACCCTGCAGGAGCGCCACCTGGGACTGGTGACCGCGGGGGAGACGACTCTGGACGAATCCTTCATCGCACGTCTGGCCGATTGGATGGAGAGGCACGTCGATATCGAGCGGCTTCTTGCCGGAAGAAGGGGTCAGGTCTTGACATTTGACAAAGAAGCTCTTGTCAAATGTCAAGACCTGACCCCCAGAGTCCGGATTGCCGTGGCGCGGGACGAGGCTTTCTGCTTCTGCTATCGGGAGAACCTGGAGCTGCTGGAAGCGGCGGGGGCCGAGATCGTTCCCTTTTCACCGCTGGCCGACGCGACCCTGCCGGAGCGGATCGACGGCATCTATCTTCCCGGAGGCTATCCCGAACTGCATGCCGGAAGGCTGGCCAAAAACGGAACTCTGCTGCGCGATCTGCGCGAGGCGGCCGATGCCGGAGTTCCCATCTACGCCGAGTGCGGCGGGTTCATGCTTCTCGCCGGGGCCATCGATGACATGGCAATGGCCGGGATCTTCCCGGGGCATGCGCGGATGCTGAAGAAACGCAAGGCCCTGGGCTACAGGGAGGTGACCTTCACCGCCGATAATCCCTTGGGCCCACAGGGAACGACGGCCCGGGGGCACGAGTTCCACTACTCGGAAATGGATCTCCCCGGCACGGTGCAGACCTGCTACGGCCTGAGCCGGCGGGGCAGCGAGAAACTCGGTGTCGAAGGGTACCGCACCGGCAACGTGCTGGGCTCCTACATCCACCTGCATTTCGGCAGCAACCCGCAGCTGGCGACGAATTTTGTGGCGTTCTGTCAGAAAAGGAGCCTCTTGTGA
- the cbiQ gene encoding cobalt ECF transporter T component CbiQ, producing the protein MGGAHHFIDAQGESQRLLVALDGRIKLVLLTAALILNLTAGGVRTPLFLAALALVLVRFSGVRTSAFLKRMAVPAVLATVAFITQLFWFQEGPPLLSFPLLSFELTVYQGGVWRGLELASRILGGMGVLLFFSLTTPLPELMRAARFFRCPPVLVELALIMYRYIFLLLEEGGRIRNAQKARLGFVDFKSGLRSSGILGGMLVLRTYDRAERSFAAMRCRGYRGALTAVTPGRLQGHDWAALAVGLALLGILFAMR; encoded by the coding sequence ATGGGGGGAGCGCACCATTTCATCGACGCCCAGGGCGAAAGCCAGCGGCTGCTGGTGGCCCTGGACGGAAGGATCAAGCTGGTGCTGCTGACGGCGGCCCTGATCCTCAATCTGACGGCGGGAGGGGTGCGGACCCCGCTCTTTCTGGCCGCGCTCGCGCTGGTCCTGGTCCGGTTTTCCGGCGTCCGAACCTCCGCCTTTCTCAAACGCATGGCGGTTCCCGCCGTTCTGGCGACGGTCGCCTTCATCACCCAGCTCTTCTGGTTTCAGGAAGGACCGCCGCTGCTTTCATTTCCTCTCCTCTCTTTTGAACTAACGGTCTATCAGGGCGGGGTATGGCGAGGGCTTGAGCTGGCCTCGCGCATTCTCGGCGGGATGGGAGTGCTGCTGTTCTTTTCCCTGACCACCCCCCTTCCTGAGTTGATGCGGGCGGCCCGTTTCTTTCGCTGCCCGCCGGTGCTGGTGGAACTGGCCCTGATCATGTACCGCTATATCTTTCTTCTGCTGGAGGAGGGGGGGCGAATCCGCAATGCTCAAAAAGCACGCCTCGGCTTCGTCGACTTCAAGTCCGGCCTGCGCTCTTCGGGGATTCTGGGAGGCATGCTCGTGCTGCGCACCTACGATCGGGCCGAGCGCAGCTTCGCCGCCATGCGCTGCCGGGGCTATCGCGGCGCACTGACCGCGGTGACGCCGGGCCGGTTGCAGGGGCACGACTGGGCGGCGCTGGCGGTCGGACTGGCTCTGCTGGGGATTTTGTTTGCAATGCGGTAA